One genomic window of Hirundo rustica isolate bHirRus1 chromosome 35, bHirRus1.pri.v3, whole genome shotgun sequence includes the following:
- the LOC120764681 gene encoding keratin, type II cytoskeletal 4-like gives MSRQCYTSGSILGRRGFSSASAVCGLGRANSSSASVCQPVGRRCGIGGFSSRSVCDLGRGQRISFGGSCRSGVYGGAGVGRCAVAYGGGRFGTVVGFGNCASFGGLGSYRGLGDGVAMGGYGGGIGIGLGGGRSEGIRGVSIHPELLKPLCVGVDPEECQVRTHEKEQIKNLNNQFACFIDKVRLLEQQNKVLTTKWELLQQYVLPASRRNLEPVFENFICNLRKQLECVMGERERLENEERCLRDLVQEFKCKYEDEINKRTAAENEFVVLKKDVDCLYLTKEELEVRVGLLRQQLEFLKCIYAEERAQLDCQLCDTSVIVQMDNSRDLDMEGIIKSVECCYEEIAQKSKAEVEAFYQTRLEELHSSRGKFCDDLRNNQSEIAELNRMIQKLQCESDNVKKQISALQTAICDAEQRGDCALKDARQKLVDLQTALQQAKDKMACLLRDYQELLNVKLALDIEIATYRTLLEGEESRICTGNPVSVAVVSGGGTVGECRSLSGIGGKCTVKTGGAGAGLGMVSSFGNAGFSTRSVDCVPKVGAGFGARSAVSCVGREVLTGVDGVQCAPGMGNLGNLGNLGNLGNVVCAGVEQCGPGPVLIPGAPGVCGNRFSTAVRVVRTTR, from the exons ATGAGCCGACAGTGCTACACCTCTGGCTCCATCCTGGGAAGACGAGGCTTTTCCTCGGCATCCGCTGTCTGCGGCCTAGGCAGGGCcaacagcagctcagcctccGTGTGCCAGCCCGTGGGGCGGAGGTGCGGGATCGGTGGCTTCAGCAGCCGCAGCGTCTGTgacctgggcagagggcagAGGATTTCCTTCGGCGGGAGCTGCCGCAGCGGCGTCTACGGCGGGGCCGGCGTCGGGCGCTGCGCTGTCGCTTATGGCGGGGGCCGCTTCGGCACCGTCGTGGGCTTTGGGAACTGTGCCAGCTTCGGGGGCCTGGGCAGCTACAGAGGGCTGGGCGACGGCGTGGCCATGGGGGGCTACGGCGGCGGCATCGGCATCGGCCTCGGCGGAGGGAGATCCGAGGGGATTCGCGGCGTCAGCATCCACCCGGAGCTCCTCAAGCCCCTGTGCGTGGGCGTGGACCCCGAGGAGTGCCAAGTGCGGACCCACGAGAAGGAGCAGATCAAGAACCTCAACAACCAGTTTGCCTGTTTCATCGACAAG GTgcggctgctggagcagcagaacaagGTGCTGACCACcaagtgggagctgctgcagcagtatGTGCTCCCAGCGTCCCGGAGAAACTTGGAGCCCGTGTTCGAGAACTTCATCTGCAACCTGAGGAAGCAGCTGGAGTGTGTGATGGGGGAGCGGGAGCGGCTGGAGAATGAGGAGCGGTGCCTGCGGGACCTGGTCCAGGAGTTCAAGTGCAA gtACGAAGATGAGATCAACAAGCGCACGGCAGCGGAGAATGAGTTTGTGGTGCTCAAGAAG GATGTGGATTGTCTCTACCTGAccaaggaggagctggaggtgagGGTGGGTCTCCTGCGGCAGCAGCTGGAGTTCCTGAAGTGCATCTACGCCGAG GAGAGGGCTCAGCTGGACTGTCAGCTGTGTGACACCTCCGTCATCGTGCAAATGGACAACAGCCGGGACCTGGACATGGAGGGCATCATCAAAAGCGTGGAGTGCTGCTATGAAGAGATAGCCCAGAAGAGCAAGGCCGAGGTGGAGGCTTTCTACCAAACCAGG CTGGAGGAACTCCACAGCAGCCGGGGCAAGTTCTGTGATGACCTGAGGAACAACCAGAGCGAGATTGCCGAGCTCAACAGGATGATACAGAAGCTGCAGTGCGAGTCGGACAATGTGAAGAAACAG ATCTCAGCGCTGCAGACAGCCATCTGCGACGCCGAGCAACGGGGAGACTGCGCCCTCAAGGACGCCCGGCAGAAGCTGGTGGACCTGcagacagctctgcagcaggccAAGGACAAGATGGCCTGCCTGCTCAGGGACTACCAGGAGCTGCTCAACGTCAagctggccctggacattgaGATTGCCACTTACAGGACGCTgctggagggagaagagagCAG GATATGCACCGGCAACCCCGTGAGCGTAG CCGTGGTCAGCGGCGGGGGCACGGTCGGGGAGTGCCGGTCGCTGTCTGGAATTGGAGGCAAATGCACCGTCAAGACCGGAGGggccggcgcggggctgggCATGGTCTCGTCCTTCGGAAACGCCGGGTTCAGCACCCGGAGCGTGGATTGTGTCCCCAAGGTCGGGGCAGGATTCGGGGCCAGGAGCGCGGTCAGCTGCGTGGGGAGGGAAGTGCTCACCGGCGTGGACGGGGTCCAGTGCGCCCCCGGCATGGGCAACCTGGGCAACCTGGGCAACCTGGGCAACCTGGGCAACGTGGTGTGCGCGGGCGTGGAGCAGTGCGGGCCCGGGCCCGTGCTCATCCCCGGGGCCCCGGGGGTCTGCGGGAACAGGTTCAGCACAGCCGTGCGCGTGGTCAGGACGACCCGGTAG
- the LOC120764678 gene encoding keratin, type II cytoskeletal 5-like, translated as MNRTLSMRAGGGGRSYSAASAIIPSSSRAGFSSVSVARSAGAGGGFGRLIGGGGGGSSGGGGGFGSRSLYNLGGSKRISIGVGSSFRAAFGSGAASGLGLGGGGGAGGCGLGSGGAGGGLGLGLGGGGGGFGFGGGAGGLGYSGGHGGGGGFGFGGLGGLGGFPAGLGGGRGPAGFSGGPSGVGTIQEVTVNQSLLAPLNLEIDPNIQQVRKDEKEQIKTLNNKFASFIDKVRFLEQQNKVLETKWTLLQEQGQKNNSGKNNLDPLFEAYINNLRRQLANLLNERGRMDGELKNMQDLVEDFKNKYEEEINRRTAAENEFVVLKKDVDAAYMNKVELEAKVDALSDELNFLRALYEAELAQLSAQVSDTSVILSMDNNRDLDLSSIIAEVKAQYEDIANRSRAEAEAWYQTKFEELQATAGKHGDDLRNTKGEISELNRLIQRIRSEIENTRNQCATLQTAIGDSEERGELALKDAKAKMIDLEDALQKAKADMARQLREYQELMNVKLALDIEIATYRKLLEGEESRLSGEGLNPISYSVISSGSGIAGGAGVGGGFGALGLSGGGGGSGFGLGGGGGSSFGLGGGVGSGFGLGGGGGSSFGLGAGSGGGGYSFGSGGGLGLGAGGGLGGGFGGGSGLGIAGSYSHAGGGGSALSTSGGNFSSGSAKGANPGVKIVSKTSSSKKSIKSQSLKNATESE; from the exons ATGAACCGGACGCTCAGCATGAGGGCAGGGGGCGGGGGCCGGTCCTACAGCGCTGCCTCGGCCATCAttccaagcagcagcagggctggctttAGCTCCGTGTCTGTGGCAcggtcagcaggagcaggaggcggCTTTGGGAGGCTCATTGGAGGAGGCGGCGGTGGCAGTTCCGGCGGCGGTGGAGGTTTTGGCAGCAGGAGCCTCTACAACCTTGGTGGCAGCAAGAGGATTTCCATCGGGGTTGGAAGCAGCTTCCGAGCTGCTTTTGGAAGTGGAGCTGCAAGTGGCCTTGGCCTGGGAGGTGGCGGTGGAGCGGGTGGCTGTGGGCTCGGCAGCGGTGGAGCTGGTGGTGGCCTTGGGCTGGGGCTTGGCGGTGGAGGTGGTGGATTTGGCTTTGGTGGAGGTGCTGGTGGGCTTGGCTATAGCGGTGGGCACGGAGGCGGTGGAGGGTTTGGCTTTGGTGGGCTGGGGGGGCTGGGAGGGTTCCCTGCGGGGCTGGGTGGTGGCAGGGGCCCAGCAGGATTTTCTGGTGGCCCGTCTGGAGTGGGTACAATCCAAGAAGTGACTGTGAACCAGAGTCTCCTGGCACCACTGAACCTGGAGATAGATCCAAACATCCAACAAGTGCGGAAAGATGAGAAGGAGCAAATCAAGACCCTCAACAACAAATTTGCTTCTTTCATTGACAAG GTTCgcttcctggagcagcagaacaagGTGCTGGAGACCAAATGgaccctcctgcaggagcagggccaaAAAAACAACTCCGGCAAGAACAACCTGGACCCGCTGTTCGAAGCCTACATCAACAACCTGCGGCGGCAGCTGGCCAACCTGCTCAACGAGCGGGGACGCATGGACGGGGAGCTGAAGAACATGCAGGACCTCGTGGAGGACTTCAAGAACAA ATACGAAGAGGAAATCAACCGGCGCACGGCAGCAGAGAACGAATTTGTGGTCCTCAAGAAG GACGTGGATGCTGCTTACATGAACAAGGTGGAGCTGGAGGCCAAGGTGGACGCCCTGAGCGATGAACTCAACTTCCTTCGAGCGCTCTACGAGGCG GAGCTGGCCCAGCTCAGCGCCCAAGTGTCCGACACCTCCGTCATCCTGTCCATGGACAACAACCGGGACCTGGACCTGAGCAGCATCATCGCCGAGGTCAAAGCTCAGTACGAGGACATCGCCAACCGGAGCCGCGCCGAGGCCGAGGCTTGGTACCAAACCAAG tttgaggagctgcaggccacAGCTGGGAAACACGGCGATGACCTGCGCAACACGAAGGGTGAAATCTCAGAGCTCAACCGGCTCATCCAGAGGATCCGCTCCGAGATAGAGAACACAAGGAACCAG TGTGCCACCCTGCAGACGGCCATCGGAGACTCGGAGGAGCGCGGGGAGCTGGCCCTCAAGGACGCCAAGGCAAAGATGATTGACCTGGAGGACGCCCTGCAGAAAGCCAAGGCCGACATGGCCCGGCAGCTCCGGGAGTACCAGGAGCTCATGAACGTCAAGCTGGCCCTGGACATCGAGATCGCGACCTacaggaagctgctggagggCGAGGAGAGCAG GCTCAGTGGGGAGGGACTGAACCCCATCAGCTACT CAGTCATCAGCTCTGGCTCCGGCATTGCTGGTGGAGCTGGCGTAGGAGGAGGATTTGGTGCACTGGGCCTGAGTGGAGGAGGCGGCGGAAGTGGTTTTGGCcttggaggtggaggtggaAGCAGCTTTGGTCTTGGAGGAGGTGTTGGAAGTGGGTTTGGCCTTGGAGGAGGCGGCGGGAGCAGTTTCGGTCTTGGAGCTGGCAGCGGAGGAGGAGGCTACAGCTTTGGAAGCGGAGGAGGACTTGGACTCGGGGCTGGAGGTGGTCTTGGGGGTGGATTTGGAGGAGGGAGTGGTCTGGGCATCGCTGGCAGCTACAGCCACGCTGGAGGTGGCGGCAGCGCCCTGAGCACCAGCGGAGGGAATTTCAGCTCTGGAAGCGCAAAAGGCGCCAACCCGGGTGTGAAAATTGTCTCCAAAACCTCCTCCAGCAAAAAGAGCATAAAAAGCCAAAGCCTGAAGAATGCCACAGAGTCTGAGTGA